DNA from Diaphorobacter limosus:
AGCCAGGGCGCGGGCCACACCGGGGCCGAGCCGGCACCGGCCGCCGAATCCGCCGCGCAAATCCCCGCCCTGGAGGGCGTGGACACAGCGCGCGGCCTGGCCCAGGCCCTGGGGCGGCCCGGGCTGTACCTGCGCGTGCTGGCGCAGTTCGTGCAGGACTTCGGCGCCAGCGCCCAGGCCATGCAGGACGCGCAGGCCGCGCATGACTGGCCCCTGGCGCGGCGCCTGGCGCATTCGCTCAAATCGGGCAGCGCCACCATAGGCGCCACAGCCTTGGCACAACAGGCCAGGCAGCTGGAAGACGGCTTTGCCCAGGAGCGCCCGGCCGAAGCGATGCTGCTGGCCGGCGTGGGCACGGAGCTGGCGCGCATCTGCAGCCTGCTGGCACCGCTTGTCGCCCAGGCGCAGCCAACGGGCCAACCCATTGCGCAAGCGCCCACAACGCCGCTGCAGCCGCTGTTGGCCGAGCTGCGCAACCTGCTGGAAAACGACGACGCCGCCGCGCTGCGCCTGCTGCAGCAACTGCAGAGCCAGGCCGCCGCCCACCCCCCGCTGGCCCGGACTCTGCCGGCGCTGCGCGCGCTGGTGGAGGACATCGAATACCAAGACGCACTGGCGCAGCTGCGCTCGCTGTGCGCCGAGCTGGAGCAAAACCCCGCATGAACCCGCAGAACGGCCATTTCACCCTGCTCATCGTCGATGACGACAAGCACAACCGCCTGCTGCTGACCGAGCTGTTCGAGGGCGAGTACAAGATCATCCAGGCCAAGAACGGCCTGCAGGCGCTGGAGCGCGCCCGCGCCCACGCCCCGGACCTGATCCTGCTGGACGTGCTCATGCCCGAGATGGACGGCATGGCCGTGATCCGCGCGCTCAAGCGCGACGACGCCACGCGCCATATCCCGGTGATCTTCATCACCGCGCTCGACTCCGCGGCCGACGAGGAACTGGGCCTGGATCTGGGCGCGGTGGACTACATCGCCAAGCCGTTTCACCCACCGATCGCCCGCGTGCGCGTGCGCAACCACCTGCAGATCGTGCACCAGCGGCGCCTGCTGGAGCAGATCGCCGCGCTCGACGGCCTGACCGGCATCCCCAACCGGCGCCGCTTCGACGAAGCCCTGGCGCAGGAGTGGAGCCGCTGCCAGCGCTCGGGCCTGCCGCTGTCGCTGATCGTTGCCGACGTCGATCAGTTCAAGCAGTACAACGACACCCTGGGCCACGCCGCGGGCGACCGCGTGCTGCAGGACGTGGCCGCCGCGCTGCGCCAGGCCGCGCGCCGCCCCGGCGACCTGGCGGCGCGCTATGGCGGCGAGGAGTTCGTGCTGCTGCTGCCCGAAACCGATGCCCCGCAGGCCCAGCTGCTGGCCGATGAGCTGCTGCAACGCATGGCGACGCGCAAGCTGCCGCACCCGGCAGCCAGCGGCGCACCCTGCGTGACCCTGAGCCTGGGCGGCATCACCACCATTCCGGCCAGCAACGAGGTAGCCCCCGATTTCTTTGAACGTGCCGATGCGGCGCTCTACCAGGCCAAGGCGCAGGGCCGCAACCGCTGGTGCTGGGCACCGGCGACCTAAAATCGCGGGTTCCGTCCGTGCCGACGCACGCCCCATGCTTCAGCCAGCCCGAGTTTCAGTCCATGTCCCCACGCAAGCTCTTCGTCACCACCGCCCTGCCGTATGCCAACGGCAACTTCCACATCGGCCACATCATGGAATACATACAGGCCGACACCTGGGTGCGGGCGCAGCGCATGCAGGGCGCCGAGGTGAACTTCGTGGGCGCCGACGACGCTCATGGCGCGCCCATCATGATCGCCGCCGAAAAGGCCGGCAAAACGCCGCAGCAGTTCGTGGCCGACATCGCCGCCGGCCGCAAGCAGTACCTGGACGGCTTTCACATCGCCTTTGACAACTGGCACAGCACCGACGCGCCCGAGAACCACCAGCTGGCGCAGCAAATCTATCTGGACCTGAAGGCCGCTGGCCTGATCGAAACGCGCACCATTGAGCAGTTCTTCGACCCCGAGAAGAACATGTTCCTGCCGGACCGCTTCATCAAGGGCGAATGCCCGCGCTGCCACGCCAAGGATCAGTACGGCGACAACTGCGAGAGCTGCGGCGCCGTGTATGCGCCCACCGAACTGATCAAGCCGTATTCCGCGCTGTCCGGCGCCCAGCCCGAGTTGAAAACCTCGGAGCATTTCTTCTTCAAGCTGTCCGACCCGCGCTGCGTGGCGTTCTTGCAGGAATGGACGCAAAACGGCGTCCATGTGCAAGCCGAGGTCGCGGCCAAGATCAAGGAGTGGTTCGGCACCCGCACCAACCCCGACGGCTCAACCAGCAGCGGCCTGGACGACTGGGACATCTCGCGCGACGCGCCCTACTTCGGCATAGAGATACCGGACGCGCCGGGCAAGTATTTCTATGTGTGGCTGGACGCACCGGTGGGCTATCTGGCGTCGCTGAAAAACCTGCTGGAAAAGCGAGGAGAGAGCTACGACGCCTACATGGCCGACCCCGACCTGGAGCAGGTCCACTTCATCGGCAAGGACATCATCACCTTCCACACGCTGTTCTGGCCCGCCATGCTGAAGTTCAGCGGCCGCAAGACGCCCACCAAGATCTGCGTGCACGGCTTCATGACCGTGAACAACGGCGAGAAGATGAGCAAGAGCCGCGGCACGGGCCTGGACCCGCTCAAATACCTGGCGCTGGGCATGAACCCCGAATGGCTGCGCTACTACCTGGGCGCCAAGCTCAATGGCCGCAATGAAGACATCGACTTCAACGCCAGTGACTTCATGCTGCGCGTGAACTCCGACCTGATCGGCAAGTACGTCAACATTGCGTCACGCGCCGCCGGCTTCATCGCCAAGCGCTTTGACGGCCGCCTGGGCCAGGTGAGCGAGGACGGCCAGGCGCTGCTGGCCACCTTGCGCGCGCAGAAAGACACCATCATCGCCGCCTACGAGGCGCGCGACACGGCACGCGCCGCGCGCGAGGCCATGCAGCTGTGCGACCGCGTGAACGAATATGTCGATGCCAACAAGCCCTGGGAGCTGGCCAAAAAGGACGGCATGGGCGAGCGCCTGCACGACGTGTGCAGCACCTGCATCGAGGCCTTCCGCATCCTGACGATTTACTTGAAACCCATGCTGCCCCGGCTGGCCGCCGACGTGGCCAGCTTCCTGATCGTGCCGCCCGAGCAGTTTGCCGATGTCAACAAGCCGCTGGGCGCCGGCCACCAGATCGGTGCCTACCAGCACCTGATGCAGCGCGTGGACGAAAAGCAGCTGGAAGCGCTGTTTGAAATGCCCGAGCCGGTGGTCGAAAAAGTCACACCCGGCGGGGAGGAGATTGCGCCCACCATCGGCATCGACGACTTCGCCAAGGTGGACTTACGCATCGCGAAAATCGTCGAATGCAAGGCGGTGGAGGGCTCGACCAAGCTGCTGCAGCTGACGCTGGACGCCGGTGAAGGCAAGACACGCAATGTGTTCAGCGGCATCGCCAGCATGTACCAACCGGAAGACTTGCAGGGCAAGCTGACGGTGCTGGTGGCCAACCTGGCGCCGCGCAAGATGAAGTTCGGCGTCTCTGAGGGCATGGTGCTGGCCGCCAGCCACGCGGATGAAAAGCAGCATCCCGGCATCTACGTGCTGGAGCCCTTCCCCGGCGCCCAACCGGGCATGCGCATCCGCTGAATGACCAAGCCTTGCCTCTCACGCCCCCGGGCCCTGGGGGCTTTTTTGTGCCTGGCTGCCCTGCTGCCGGGCTGCGCGGTGGTGGCCGTGACGGCAACGGCCGTCAGCATCACAGCCTCGGCGGTGGGCCTGGCGGCCGATGCCGCCGTAGGTACGGCAAAACTCGCCGGCAAGGGTGTTGGCATGACCGTGGACGCACTCCGGGACGAGGCGCCACGGGACGACGCCAGCGGCGTGGAGATACGCTGACCTTCAACGCCCTTCGGGCAGCTTCTCCACGCTGCCCGAGCGCTTGACGCGCCCATCGGGGCCAAAGGTCGCGGTGAAGATCATTTCGCGGTTGGGCGGGTCGATCCAGTTCCAGTCCCAGTCCGTCTCCTGCTTCAGATCGAAGGTCATGCGCTTGGCCGGCTTGCCCAGCAGGCGGCGCACGGCCAGCTCGTCCATGCCCGGCTGCACTTTCTCGAAGTTGTGCGGCGCCAGCACCTGGCGCAGCGCCGTCATCTTGCCGCCCGGGCCTATGGTGATCATGTAGTTGCGGTGGCCGGCGGGCTGGCGGTTGTACTCCAGCGTCTGGCTGCCGTCCGGCTCGGGCCAGATGCGTTCAGGCTCGCCAAAACGGGCGCGCACGTCCTGCTCGGTGGAGACGTCTTCTTCCAGCTCGCGGATGCGCTGGTCGTCGCAGCCTGCCAGCGACATGAGGGCCAGGGCGCCAGCGGCCAGCGCGCCGGTGATGCGGGTCAAAGGGTTCATGGGGTGGGTATCGTTAAAATCGCGGGTTCTGAGAGGTAAACCATCCATGAATATATTCCGCCGCCCCGACTACCAGTCCGAAGTCACCCAGTTCATCGGCCAGCTCAAGGATCAAAAGCCCGCGCTGGACGCGCAGCAACAGGCCGGCCGCGCCCTGCTGTGGGACAAGGAGGTCGATCGCGAGGTTTGGGCCGAGTACCGGGCCGGGCGCGTGGCGCAAAAGCCCTACGTGTATTTCGAGAACTTCCGCAAACCGGGTTCCTTTTAACCAGCATCAGGCAAAACCGGCCATACCGCTTGCACAGCATGCGTCAATAGCTATTAATTAAATAGCGTAATGCGCTCTACCGCCTCCGGGCAAGCGGCCATGCCGGCGCCCGACCCCTCCATGCCCGAGGTGGTCGATCAGGTGGCCCTGGCGCGCCTGTATGGCGAGCCGCTGTTCGCCCTGCCCCAGGACTTGTACATCCCGCCCGACGCGCTGGAGGTGTTCCTGGAGGCCTTCGAGGGGCCGCTGGATCTGCTGCTGTACCTGATACGCAAGCAGAACTTCAACATCCTGGACATCCCCATGGTGGATGTCACGCGCCAGTACCTGGGCTATGTGGACGAGGTGCGCAGCCGCAACCTGGAGCTGGCGGCCGAATACCTGCTCATGGCGGCCATGCTCATAGAGATCAAGTCGCGCATGCTGCTGCCCCCGAAGCGGCAGGAGGGCGCGGCCGAGCCCGAGGACCCGCGCGCCGAGCTGGTACGCCGCCTGCTGGAATACGAGCAGATGAAGCAGGCCGCCATGCGCCTGAACCAGGTGCCGCAGTACGGGCGTGATTTCATCCGCGCCCAGGTCTACATAGAGCAAAGCC
Protein-coding regions in this window:
- a CDS encoding GGDEF domain-containing response regulator; the protein is MNPQNGHFTLLIVDDDKHNRLLLTELFEGEYKIIQAKNGLQALERARAHAPDLILLDVLMPEMDGMAVIRALKRDDATRHIPVIFITALDSAADEELGLDLGAVDYIAKPFHPPIARVRVRNHLQIVHQRRLLEQIAALDGLTGIPNRRRFDEALAQEWSRCQRSGLPLSLIVADVDQFKQYNDTLGHAAGDRVLQDVAAALRQAARRPGDLAARYGGEEFVLLLPETDAPQAQLLADELLQRMATRKLPHPAASGAPCVTLSLGGITTIPASNEVAPDFFERADAALYQAKAQGRNRWCWAPAT
- the metG gene encoding methionine--tRNA ligase yields the protein MSPRKLFVTTALPYANGNFHIGHIMEYIQADTWVRAQRMQGAEVNFVGADDAHGAPIMIAAEKAGKTPQQFVADIAAGRKQYLDGFHIAFDNWHSTDAPENHQLAQQIYLDLKAAGLIETRTIEQFFDPEKNMFLPDRFIKGECPRCHAKDQYGDNCESCGAVYAPTELIKPYSALSGAQPELKTSEHFFFKLSDPRCVAFLQEWTQNGVHVQAEVAAKIKEWFGTRTNPDGSTSSGLDDWDISRDAPYFGIEIPDAPGKYFYVWLDAPVGYLASLKNLLEKRGESYDAYMADPDLEQVHFIGKDIITFHTLFWPAMLKFSGRKTPTKICVHGFMTVNNGEKMSKSRGTGLDPLKYLALGMNPEWLRYYLGAKLNGRNEDIDFNASDFMLRVNSDLIGKYVNIASRAAGFIAKRFDGRLGQVSEDGQALLATLRAQKDTIIAAYEARDTARAAREAMQLCDRVNEYVDANKPWELAKKDGMGERLHDVCSTCIEAFRILTIYLKPMLPRLAADVASFLIVPPEQFADVNKPLGAGHQIGAYQHLMQRVDEKQLEALFEMPEPVVEKVTPGGEEIAPTIGIDDFAKVDLRIAKIVECKAVEGSTKLLQLTLDAGEGKTRNVFSGIASMYQPEDLQGKLTVLVANLAPRKMKFGVSEGMVLAASHADEKQHPGIYVLEPFPGAQPGMRIR
- a CDS encoding outer membrane protein assembly factor BamE, whose amino-acid sequence is MNPLTRITGALAAGALALMSLAGCDDQRIRELEEDVSTEQDVRARFGEPERIWPEPDGSQTLEYNRQPAGHRNYMITIGPGGKMTALRQVLAPHNFEKVQPGMDELAVRRLLGKPAKRMTFDLKQETDWDWNWIDPPNREMIFTATFGPDGRVKRSGSVEKLPEGR
- a CDS encoding DUF3460 family protein; this encodes MNIFRRPDYQSEVTQFIGQLKDQKPALDAQQQAGRALLWDKEVDREVWAEYRAGRVAQKPYVYFENFRKPGSF
- a CDS encoding ScpA family protein, translated to MRSTASGQAAMPAPDPSMPEVVDQVALARLYGEPLFALPQDLYIPPDALEVFLEAFEGPLDLLLYLIRKQNFNILDIPMVDVTRQYLGYVDEVRSRNLELAAEYLLMAAMLIEIKSRMLLPPKRQEGAAEPEDPRAELVRRLLEYEQMKQAAMRLNQVPQYGRDFIRAQVYIEQSLQPRFPDVDLAELQQAWRDIMRRAKLVQHHRITREELSVREYMSQVLKTLQGRRFVPFEDLFQPEKGGTVLVVTFIALLELAKETLIEITQAEAFAPIYVRLAYTPV